In Kiritimatiellia bacterium, the genomic window GCGCAGGCGGCCGCGATCCTTTCCATGACCGCGCGCAAGCGCTCTGAAAAGCCCGGCTCCATGCCCGTGATATACCCCTTTTTCCAATGTTTGGAAAAAAGATTCGCCGGGTTTTCCAATCATTGGAAAAACGTGGTACCGTCGCCGTAAACGGAAACGGGAGGGTCGCATGATCCGACAGGAAACGGTTTCGCTGGAGCAGGGCCGGGCGGAGGGCCACGTCTCGCCGATCGGGCCGGTCAACCTGGTCTGGGTGACCACGCCGAACGGGATGATCGGCTGCGGGGCATTCGACGTCACCGTGCTGGAGCGGTTCCAGTATCCGGCCGCCCGCATGAAGGGCGCGGCCGGCAAGGTCGTCGCCACGATCGAGGACCTGCTCGAGGGCGAAGTGCGCGAGGCCAACGCCTTCGCAAAAGCCAGGGGGATCGAGGCCGGCATGACCGGCCGCGCGGCGCTGGCGAAGCTGCTGGGCTGATTCAGCGCTCGAACGGGTCGCGCGCGACGGGCTGGC contains:
- a CDS encoding YunC family protein, producing the protein MIRQETVSLEQGRAEGHVSPIGPVNLVWVTTPNGMIGCGAFDVTVLERFQYPAARMKGAAGKVVATIEDLLEGEVREANAFAKARGIEAGMTGRAALAKLLG